In one Lolium rigidum isolate FL_2022 chromosome 3, APGP_CSIRO_Lrig_0.1, whole genome shotgun sequence genomic region, the following are encoded:
- the LOC124701378 gene encoding uncharacterized protein LOC124701378, with amino-acid sequence MALVYLERRNGLHDDSVAPEFSGRSEDNQKHLTVAAPEVQSALDLVNYRQPLQADEKKSRSCQSCHSSQCSCGGDAACPELCPTLPAKMMVLEFLIRSLRHPTRTHNVSDLDDLISDGTGTGDVTLCPSEKMMLDSLHALVNAKTRPKSPSFFLPGAKMRKTRSRSHNITQSEILKLISPETWEMSSPAASPLKKSTAELRVHEKMVPSYSDTAHMSSDQTALPSHSNPPSSSLSAGLLQCIWKDGLPHFELSLDDPMAVYTASLIRSPGNDKAVDYVYLFRSGEQGKRDWMGNSSNVSKLVGKMKVSSSLLLSLDSSTSVETEFILYGSPDDYLRQMHSTYSATKGKGIVKRVAEIMRSPNASANPKHAWARSGKSPLQQFDDLRGEMIEGEPGSAGESGLVSLTADDLPTNQEITAIVVREQRRGRREEPAVGGWGLKFLEKAGIAHPEESNDTSIQNKNARCISGIVPRGYHGGVASRSGGPSGLVERWRFGGRCDCGGWDYGCPIRVLNNDVGSSSSPQDSKSVELSLTGVRSKEPTLRLVNVTQGLYIIYFDPSLVSPLQCFSAGVAVVHSRAPQLYPKL; translated from the exons ATGGCACTTGTCTACTTGGAAAGGAGAAACGGATTACACGATGACAGCGTCGCTCCAGAGTTCAGTGGAAGGTCTGAAGACAATCAAAAACACCTGACCGTTGCTGCACCTGAGGTTCAGTCTGCTTTGGATCTGGTAAACTACAGGCAGCCATTGCAAGCAGATGAGAAGAAAAGCAGGAGCTGCCAGTCATGTCACAGTTCACAGTGCTCTTGTGGTGGGGATGCGGCTTGTCCGGAGCTGTGCCCGACGCTTCCGGCTAAGATGATGGTATTGGAGTTTCTAATAAGAAGCCTGAGGCACCCAACAAGAACCCACAATGTGAGTGATCTTGACGACTTGATTAGCGACGGCACTGGCACCGGGGATGTAACTCTTTGTCCTTCAGAGAAGATGATGCTGGACTCTTTACATGCACTGGTGAATGCGAAGACAAGACCTAAGAGCCCGTCCTTCTTCCTTCCTGGAGCTAAAATGAGGAAGACGCGGTCACGATCCCATAACATAACACAGTCAGAGATACTGAAGCTGATATCACCAGAGACATGGGAGATGTCATCCCCCGCAGCATCGCCCTTGAAGAAAAGCACAGCTGAGCTCCGGGTACACGAGAAAATGGTGCCATCTTACTCGGATACAGCACATATGAGCTCAGATCAAACTGCTCTGCCCTCACACTCAaacccaccatcatcatctcttaGTGCAGGTCTCCTGCAGTGCATATGGAAAGATGGACTCCCTCACTTTGAACTCTCACTGGACGATCCTATGGCAGTCTACACTGCAAGCCTTATCAGGTCACCGGGCAATGACAAAGCCGTCGACTACGTTTACTTGTTCCGCTCAGGAGAGCAAGGGAAAAGGGATTGGATGGGGAACTCGAGCAATGTGTCGAAACTTGTCGGCAagatgaaggtctcaagttctctACTCTTGAGCTTGGACAGTTCAACTTCTGTAGAAACTGAGTTTATCCTGTATGGTTCCCCTGATGACTACCTGAGGCAGATGCATAGCACCTACAGTGCCACAAAAGGCAAGGGGATAGTCAAGAGAGTGGCAGAGATCATGAGATCACCCAATGCTTCCGCTAATCCAAAACATGCCTGGGCAAGGTCTGGCAAATCTCCCCTGCAACAGTTCGACGACTTGCGCGGCGAAATGATCGAAGGCGAACCTGGCAGTGCTGGGGAGTCAGGATTGGTCAGCCTGACCGCCGATGATCTGCCGACCAATCAGGAGATAACGGCGATCGTGGTGAGGGAACAGCGGCGTGGACGCCGGGAAGAACCTGCAGTTGGTGGCTGGGGCCTGAAGTTCCTTGAGAAGGCTGGAATTGCTCATCCAGAGGAGAGTAACGACACCAGCATTCAGAATAAGAATGCAAGGTGCATAAGTGGCATTGTTCCGCGAGGCTACCACGGTGGCGTGGCTTCAAGGAGCGGTGGCCCGTCGGGGCTCGTGGAGAGGTGGAGGTTTGGTGGTCGCTGCGACTGCGGCGGATGGGATTACGGTTGCCCCATCAGAGTGCTGAACAACGACGTTGGCTCTTCTTCATCACCACAGGACAGCAAATCAGTAGAGTTGTCACTAACG GGCGTGAGGAGTAAGGAGCCAACGTTGAGGCTGGTGAACGTCACACAGGGTTTGTACATCATCTACTTCGACCCAAGCCTTGTCTCACCATTGCAGTGCTTCTCGGCTGGGGTAGCTGTAGTCCACAGCCGGGCGCCCCAGCTGTACCCGAAACTGTGA